One window of Biomphalaria glabrata chromosome 6, xgBioGlab47.1, whole genome shotgun sequence genomic DNA carries:
- the LOC106069786 gene encoding uncharacterized protein LOC106069786: MLLLTTFLYVGLSLSFPLKDCQSRNQDILFIIDCRSEVQEQIDFIQTTTNYLSKRYDLKQNHSVMMFTAHGITEINNFTDIQDMQLSCSQSFPINDIFNASEVWFKSRDRPLVTLVFFSHSSTAQYTDVKTIIKRQKKDKQVDRFFFLPDKDEFSEIFDNIFFYLYKSYRKLNIVDIFAKICELSCKKSIHTFTTQGSMKSYYHIANVYNKSHDESVKYCEEQQMNSYLISLESPQEINFLFNLLEKKNITKNLKSKFSLYLGIKNGTHGLFWHSQYPFVFPHSLSTVSEGNCFFINIYNTNLKFSEKNISLFMSNVSVEDCFKILKPSVVICECHEVLSNAKVSRDLIEAASKNKKIIERSHFFLTMLHIFEKPLFYHRSLQTIECLPNISAPKDYSQMYTCNNRIVYNVDEKSNEKNYISFLFQNGKSHLVLGRIEICDSNEKQSNKTIEHLKKGNDLFCAKVSNKTKIIHPQEIYKLIDLPDPKFICKYQPQKLVHRCIKTRDYNHSFNSICLDNSHLQNCRKFPCPDGFLKCPNSYCIFSTMIGDGIRDCPFGEDEFQVNNFLGQVKITFSVEDVCINNLNQDNKMLLNDFNNRAQFECNLPCPTNYKCISSKKKQQNTKNETENIKYLYHITFDLYNISNVIYTFHMYTRISPPLRIVEFYGKDCRLQNFDFAFQYWNFLDIIVLDLSSNELISSNYIKTITSFSKLKISCAGFQLEYLDF, from the exons GTTTGTCTTTGTCATTTCCTCTAAAAGATTGTCAATCGAGAAATCAAGATATTCTGTTTATAATTGATTGTCGAAGTGAAGTGCAAGAACAGATAGACTTTATACAAACTACAACCAATTACCTTTCTAAAAGGTACGACTTGAAACAAAATCACTCTGTGATGATGTTTACAGCCCATGGCATAACTGAGATCAATAATTTCACAGACATTCAAGACATGCAGCTTTCCTGTAGTCAGTCCTTTCCTATTAATGACATCTTTAACGCATCAGAAGTCTGGTTCAAGTCTAGAGATAGACCTCTGGTGACATTAGTTTTCTTCTCCCATTCCAGCACAGCACAGTACACTGATgtgaaaacaattattaaaagacaaaaaaaagacaaacaagttgaccgattttttttcttgccagaCAAGGATGAGTTTTCAGAGATatttgataatatttttttctaccttTATAAATCTTACAGAAAATTAAACATTGTTGATATATTCGCTAAAATATGTGAATTAAGTTGTAAAAAGTCAATTCATACGTTTACTACACAAGGTTCAATGAAGTCATATTACCACATAGCTAATGTTTATAACAAGAGTCATGATGAAAGTGTCAAGTACTGTGAAGAACAACAGATGAATAGCTATTTAATTTCGCTAGAGTCTCCTCAAGAGATTAATTTTCTATTTAAtctattagaaaagaaaaacatcacaaagaatttaaaaagtaaatttagtTTATATCTTGGAATAAAAAATGGCACGCATGGTTTGTTCTGGCACTCACAATACCCTTTTGTGTTTCCTCATTCTTTATCCACTGTTTCTGAAGGGaactgtttttttattaatatatataatactaatcttaaatttagtgaaaaaaatatttccctttttatgAGCAATGTGTCTGTTGAGGATtgcttcaaaattttaaaacctTCAGTAGTGATCTGCGAATGTCATGAAGTTCTATCAAATGCAAAAGTATCACGTGATTTAATTGAGGCagcatctaaaaataaaaaaattatagagcGTTCCCATTTTTTTCTAACCATGCTTCATATATTTGAAAAACCTTTATTTTATCATAGGTCTCTTCAGACCATTGAATGTCTTCCAAATATTTCAGCTCCAAAAGACTATTCCCAAATGTATACCTGTAACAACAGAATAGTATACAACGTTGATGAGAaaagcaatgaaaaaaactacatttcatttttatttcaaaatggtAAGAGTCATTTAGTTCTAGGACGTATCGAGATTTGTGACAGCAACGAAAAACAGAGCAATAAAACCAtcgaacatttaaaaaaaggaaatgacttgttttgtgcgaaagtatcaaataaaacaaaaataatccaTCCCCAGGAAATTTATAAACTTATAGACTTACCAGAtccaaaatttatttgtaaataccaACCTCAAAAACTAGTTCACAGGTGCATAAAAACTAGAGATTATAACCATTCATTTAATTCAATCTGCTTAGATAACTCACACCTACAGAACTGCAGGAAATTCCCCTGCCCTGATGGATTTCTGAAATGCCCAAACTCATATTGTATTTTTAGCACAATGATTGGTGACGGCATTCGAGACTGCCCTTTTGGTGAAGACGAGTTTCAGGTCAATAATTTTTTAGGCCAAGTGAAAATAACTTTCAGTGTGGAAGACGTTTGTATCAATAACTTAAACCAAGACaacaaaatgttattaaatgattttaataataGGGCACAGTTTGAATGTAACCTACCTTGCCCGACAAACTACAAGTGtatttctagtaaaaaaaagcaacaaaatacaaaaaatgaaactgaaaacattaaatatttatatcataTTACCTTTGACCTGTATAACATTTCAAACGTAATATATACATTTCATATGTACACTAGAATTTCTCCTCCCTTGAGAATAGTTGAATTCTATGGAAAAGACTGTAGACTACAAAACTTTGACTTCGCATTTCAGTATTGGAATTTTTTAGATATTATTGTCTTAGATCTTAGTTCTAATGAGTTAATTAGCAGTAATTATATCAAAACTATAACAAGTTTTAGCAAATTAAAA ATTTCATGTGCTGGTTTCCAGTTGGAATACTTGGATTTCTGA